In a genomic window of Gossypium arboreum isolate Shixiya-1 chromosome 9, ASM2569848v2, whole genome shotgun sequence:
- the LOC108452643 gene encoding non-specific lipid transfer protein GPI-anchored 5-like isoform X2 yields the protein MENMKIATCFIMVLMVMFSAGAKAQSGCTTVLISMSPCLNFITGNSSTPSQQCCTQLASVVRSSPQCLCEVLNGGGSSLGINVNRTQALALPGACNVQTPPISACNGASPAPADSPVGSPESGSTIPTGGSKTVPSSEEDGSPSSSSSGSTMTKLTLSLLFFLIVAISH from the exons ATGGAAAACATGAAGATTGCAACATGTTTTATCATGGTCCTGATGGTCATGTTTTCTGCGGGAGCTAAAGCTCAATCAGGTTGCACTACTGTATTGATCAGCATGTCACCTTGCCTCAATTTCATTACGGGAAACTCGTCGACCCCGTCTCAACAATGCTGCACACAGCTTGCCAGTGTCGTGCGTTCGTCACCCCAATGCTTGTGTGAGGTCCTTAATGGTGGTGGTTCGTCGCTGGGGATCAACGTCAACCGGACTCAAGCTTTGGCCTTACCTGGCGCATGCAATGTTCAGACTCCACCCATCAGTGCCTGTAATG GTGCTTCCCCAGCGCCTGCAGACTCTCCAGTTGGATCACCAGAATCTGGGAGTACAATCCCCACAG GTGGATCTAAAACTGTACCATCCTCAGAGGAAGATGGATCACCATCATCATCATCGAGTGGAagcaccatgaccaaattgacaCTCTCATTATTGTTCTTCCTCATTGTGGCCATATCACATTGA
- the LOC108452643 gene encoding non-specific lipid transfer protein GPI-anchored 5-like isoform X1, translating to MENMKIATCFIMVLMVMFSAGAKAQSGCTTVLISMSPCLNFITGNSSTPSQQCCTQLASVVRSSPQCLCEVLNGGGSSLGINVNRTQALALPGACNVQTPPISACNGASPAPADSPVGSPESGSTIPTEGGSKTVPSSEEDGSPSSSSSGSTMTKLTLSLLFFLIVAISH from the exons ATGGAAAACATGAAGATTGCAACATGTTTTATCATGGTCCTGATGGTCATGTTTTCTGCGGGAGCTAAAGCTCAATCAGGTTGCACTACTGTATTGATCAGCATGTCACCTTGCCTCAATTTCATTACGGGAAACTCGTCGACCCCGTCTCAACAATGCTGCACACAGCTTGCCAGTGTCGTGCGTTCGTCACCCCAATGCTTGTGTGAGGTCCTTAATGGTGGTGGTTCGTCGCTGGGGATCAACGTCAACCGGACTCAAGCTTTGGCCTTACCTGGCGCATGCAATGTTCAGACTCCACCCATCAGTGCCTGTAATG GTGCTTCCCCAGCGCCTGCAGACTCTCCAGTTGGATCACCAGAATCTGGGAGTACAATCCCCACAG AAGGTGGATCTAAAACTGTACCATCCTCAGAGGAAGATGGATCACCATCATCATCATCGAGTGGAagcaccatgaccaaattgacaCTCTCATTATTGTTCTTCCTCATTGTGGCCATATCACATTGA